ATGTCATCCATGATGGAGTCCAGCTCCTTCAGCAGCATGGCAGCTGAGATGAAGTTTGAGACCATGTCCATGTCCAGCATGTCCTCAATGACATCTGAGACATATGCAATGAGCTCCAGCAGCCTCACCGAGATGGCCTCCCACATGGAGGGATCCTCATTCAGAGCAATCAGTAAGATGCTATCTTAAATAAAATCTTTTACTCAACAGGTCTTTGGAATTTGTGTCCTTGTAAAGGTAGTGCTGTATTAGCTTCCTCACTTCCACACTAATGTGCAATGTGGTTTCCAGGTTGTGCTCCCAGGATCGAGGCTCTGCCGGAGGACATCAGCATTGAGACTGGCAAAGTCCTGACAGTTGCCTGTGCCTTCTCCGGCGATGCCAAACACATCGAGTGGTCTCGCGGTGGCAAAACCATCGAGGTAACAGCTGGTGGACGCTTCCACATAGAGACCACAGAGGACCTGACCACCCTCATCATCACCGGAGTTAAGGCGGAAGATGCTGGAACCTACACCCTCAAACTGTCCAACGAGCTTGGATCTGACACAGCGACTGTTCACATTAGTATTCGATCATAGGcaatagtgtaaaaaaaaaaaaaatctaatcttcCCCTTTTCCCTACTTCCatgcctttttatttattaattgagCGAAATAATCTACTTTATAAAGATCTGGATTTCTGTTCTTGTAAATATGAACTATTTTTGTACCAATCTTGACATTAATTTATGCCAAACTAGACTCAAGTCTAAAGTTGTTATAAAATGTGCCATATTGGATAACTATGACTTAGGATTTTTGATCCATTTTTCTGTGACATGTACATAATGTATATAGCCGAATTTAACGGTTATGGGAAATGTATGCATTGTTATTTATGACAATAATattaactgaaacaaaatgaaactaaatgtgGTTTAACAGGAGAAAGTTTCACCCAGGAACGAATACCCTGTTAAACTGAGAAACTAAACTCTGTGCCTCAACGATAAGTTGAAGTCTTAAGATTGCCTCAACAGGTAGAGAGGCTCCCTGTTGATGTTAACTCAATCAGAGACAAAACTATGAATGCACTGCTGGAGCGTGAGAGCAGTGCTGTTGCATTGTACCAAGAGTGTGAGATCCTGAGTGCTGTTTGCATTTACCCTCATGTAAGCAGGACGACTGGACCTCGTGCTCTGACTGATTATGTCATACCGCCATTTTGATGACATGCTCACAGTGCGAGCGGCCCTGCACTCCCTGAGcacaaatgtttcttttttgttttgtgctctgCTTCTGGCAAACGACTACTCGCTCGGGCTCCACATTCGTACCATCAACCTGGCCAATCACATTAAATAAAGAGTCCATCCTGTGCTTGTTTGCAGAGGCAGAGCTGTCTCTTGGAggtctgcagtgtgtttgtgtgttagttttTAGAAGTTCACCTGTCAGTCAAGCTGGGCACCGCCAAGCAGATGTACCGCAGCCGAAACCAACCGTTGCTGCGCTCACTGAGAACAAGATGAGGCGTGGTCTTGCGTGTTGCCCCGCACTTTGGTTTGATTGAAGTTAGAGTTGTAGCATTGACTATTTTTCGCAGCCTCCTTGAGTTTTTCTCCAATTATTGATTTAATAAAGCATGATTCTCAGCACTACAAGATGTCTCAGCTGTGGTTACTTGTGtccattttctgtgtttctcttgtAATTGCAACATGTCAAGAAGTTGAAGACGATTTAACAAATGTATCTCTACATTGACtatcacagaaaatatatattaaatatatataaccTTCACAGAGGCTGCCAGGGCAACTGGTCCTATTCCTAAAATTTTAGCCAGAGATGGTTCAGGTCTCTGGCTAAAACTGAACCTCCTGTGACTAAAATAGCACCTTCAAACACTTAAAGTTAATGTCCTCTGGCTAAAACCAAACCTTGTCCCGTTAGAACTGAACCTTgacaaactaaaactaaacttcCTAAACCCGATCCTCCTCTGGCTAAGGTCGAACTTCATCTGGTTAGAACTGAACTCCCATTGTAAAACTGAACTTTTCTCCATCAGATGTAATTAGAATAAACTTCCAACAGCAGGGTTTACTCTACTTATAATCACATTGATGGAAGCAGTTATTTTAGCCTCAGGTGATTCAGTTTTAGCCTAAGGTCATTTTGAACGCTGTGTCACTATCTGTGTTCATTAGTGCTGAGTAATATTTCAGTATTATTGAAGTGGGTCATTCATATCTATGAAAATGGACTACACCTCTATAcatgtaatgaaaataaatccaaTCCTGTTTTGTTAATCAGACCATCTTAGCAGCATTTTTGCATAGAGAGTATTCCAACCATTGGAGGGAGGACCATCTTTGTTGTCCACAGCTGGTCCGTGGCATGCAATGTTCTGCTGCACCCCCTGGTGGCTTGACGGTGAAGTGCAGCCATGAATTAATTCAGGAGAGAAGATTTTTAGCCTACAAGgacaaaacatgcacaaacaaatgcaaaaacataCACGATGCAAACAAAAAGGATGAAGAATTACTTTCAAATACTTTCCTGGCCATCAAGGTTGTACATCAATATAACGTGACAGATCAATGTCTAACACATAAGAAGACTAAAATTAATCATCTTATGATAAAAATTAGAAATGAACCAGCAAgttgtgaaataaaagaaatggcTCACACTCAAGTCTTTACTTTAAAATGATAGTTTTATTCCATTAtagacattttaatttcattgatTTCACAGTTACATGTTCTCTTCAATAACACTTTAATTTCATCCCAAGGTTTGTTTCATAATACACATTTATGTACATGATATACTCTACTAATAAGCAATGTGATCATTTTAAACTAGCACTAGCCAatttactgattttattgttGCAGTTTGTTGACCTTTGCTGAAGCCAATGTTATCACAGCCAACATGATAAACCATGACTACTCTGGAGTACTGTGCTGCAGTAGCACCTCTTGAATTTTACGGAGTGCCCCCTTGTTCTTCGGACACATCGGGAATCCTTGCGCAGTCTCGATGAGAACATGGATATCCAAGACAACATGTGGAAAGGTTTCAGACCAGTTTTTCCCAGAGGGTAATAAGTCGACTTCCCAGGAGTGATACATCAGCACCAGAATGACTGGATTATCACCTgttggagaggaaggagaggaagatgagatgGAGCTCAGTGttggagaaacagaggaggacgTCGTTCTCATTAGTTCACAACATCcttctttaaaaatacaaacgTCAGCAGGTTTTTCAGGCTGTTTAGTCATCTGAAAGTGTGAATTATTATGTACTGTAATGTTTATATAACtcacaaatgaaagaaagaaaatgtaaagggagagaagaggtcTTTGTCTTACCTGTCACCCATTCCATGGCTACCCCCACAGTTATCTCAACATAAGGGGTGActggacagaaaacaacatacaCGTCGAGTTCCTCCTTCCAGTCTGTCCTCTTCACCTGAAGCTGACGGGTGTTCACTTGCTCCATCAGGGCTTCAGCAGCACCAGAGATTTCCCCCAAACAGACTGTGCAGACCTTAACTGTGCAACAAatacagaggagggaaaaagctGAACGAGCAGAGGAACAGAGTCACTGAGAGCTGCAGATTCACATCAGCTGAGACTCACTCACCTACAGAGCGGGACGTCTTTCCTGATGAGAGACAGAACAGCATTCAGAAAACTACATATACTTAGAAAAGGCTATAAACACCTGAGGACGACTGTTTCTTCAGTGTTCAACAAACCTGTGATGAGATTTGTCAAAACGCTGTAGAAttcctttatgtttttgtcatccGAGTGGGAATACATAAGCAAggtttcagcagctgcagagaaagaaTATAACAAAATGCAATCCAGATAATAAGCCACCCAGGTCTTAGTcactcagaaacatttcagagttCTGACATTGTCACTTAAGAGAAGCATTAAGCCTTTAAATTACAAATAACCATGAACCAGTTTAAGCAGAACTTACCAGCACGGAGGTCGGTTTGAACTTTACGAGGCTCAACTCTCTGCAGGACTTTGTCCAGTTCTGACCTCTGAGACATAAAACATGAAGAATGCAGTCACACAGAGACCAACAGCATTTTATCTGTACAGCATTACCTTCCTGTTATTTACTCTGTGACTGAGTTCAGCAGGTTAAtgtgcagaggaggaaactactgttttcaccttgtgtgtgtgtaaaagtgatctatctatttatctatctatctatctatctttcgAACTATCGATCGTCTGTGGACTGATTCAGAGTGTCAGGACTGTGCGAGACACAGGGACGAAACGTTACAGGTGTGTAGTTGAGATCAAAATGACCACGtgttgtatttgcatgtgtttttcttgaaCTGCAGTTGAGCTCAGTCCTTTTGTTTCACTGAACCACTGTGAATTGTGACCCTCAGTCTATGAGCACAGGTGCTTTACAGCAGCTTATATAACTGACCTGAGCTGTGACTGACTCAGCTGAGGTCGACGGCTGTCCAAAGGAAGTGTAGCCTCCTGGGGAAGGAACAGAAATATCAATTTACATAATTCTACCAACTGATATATTAATAATTttctgataaaaaataaattccaCTGACGCTGGTGGTCATCTTTACTTAGTGCCACTGACCTGTAAATGACGCCATGATTGAATCTGAAGACAGAGaagcaacacagacagaaacataagaagcagcagagtttctaactcaaacacaatctgactgacacacacatgaaaacagatcAAACACACATGGTCACAGCTGTGTTCAGACCCTCTGTCTACTTGTAAAGTCTGCTGCTGACGTCCAGTGCTGCGTTAAACAGTTCAATAAGCTCCGAGTCTGCAGAGGAAAGTCTGTTTGTACAGCTCCTCTCAACAGGCTCAGTCAAAGAGCTTTACACAGCATATTACAGGGTAAAGACCACATATAGAAACACAAGGCAAACAGAAGGATTTAATGAATAAGGTTAAACAGGTAAACAGGAcctattttatatatatatttttttttttttttttttttttttttttttttcacaaatggTATTGACAGAACAATAATGGTTTTTAAACAAAGTCAACTCAGATTTTTGAACTGTCTTGTTCTGCTGTGAGACATCAGACTGCAGTGAAGTCAGTGATCAGCTGTAGTCAGACTTTGAGGATCTCCGTCCATAAACCCTCATTAATACTCTGCACATGTGGATCAGTTTTCAGTGTCGTAGCTCCTGTTAtcctcacacagagaaaactttCTGATTTCACCGTGAGAATGATGATGCTCCgtgttgtgttgttctgtgATCCTTCGTCTCATTTACTCAGTTTCCTCTTTAACTTTACAGCGTCTGCTTCAACCGAGCAAGGATCCTCGCTCCCGAGACACAACGTGAGCGCGCACACAGCCGCCACGTCactcagaggaaaacaaacctTTCCGGACTTTGGAAAAGTTTTACAAAGATTCAAACTCCATGAGCTAAAACTATACAACACTAACAGTAACAGCTGACCGTGTTTTAGCTGGAGGCGTCTCCTTTATAACTGTGGTAATAACTGATGAGTGTGACACAGTGAGCTGAGGATGGTACGCTTCATACCTTtactgctgaggaggaggaggaggaggaggagatgaacctcctgctctgctgctggaacaGGTCGTGGTCTTTTAGAAAACTGCTGTTTAagattcactttcactttaacGGACCACGTGGTTTATGATCAGAGGTTTATTGGTCCTCCAGTGTCAGCTGCTCCTCACCTCTCCACTCCCACATAGTTTGCTTATTGTGTAACTGACACAGGAGTTTTATAAGAGTGTGTCCACAGCAGAGCTGctaacaaacagagggagagttcAAATAATCACAGACTGACTCTTGTATCTTCATTTAACTCAACAGCGTTTAATCCACAAACTGTTGAATATACATGACCTCGGGGCGGGGGGGGGCAGCTCGCCTCCCTACACAGGCTTATCCATCACAACACAAACCTTATCGCTGTCTTATCTGGATGTATTAAAGGATCAGCTGGCCAATCGGCGTTTTTTGTTCTGCCGTTGTTGGCTCGCGTGTGTTGCCATTGGCTGCGTCGTGTGTCGTCATCGATCCTCTGGgagcagagaggcggagaaacgaagccgGAAATCAGTTTAAAAGCAGCGTTTGGACCGTTacctctgtttgtcagtgctgtgagaaAACTGAATCCCAGAGGAAGCCTGGATGTTAAAACAGacactggagctgctttttATCAAATaagagtgagactggacgctgaacacacctgcggggtgaaggtaaggctaaggagcgaactagctagcgttagcattagccttctgtTTTAAAGACGTATTTTGACTTGAATTCCTCTTTGGGTGGTTTTTATCTCGTGGGTCAGAGCGTGTTTGTGTCCGTGACATGAGCTGTGGTCTCCCAGCGTGGACGGAGAAAACAACAGCTCCTGATAGTCCGTTTAAATCCCTGTCGTATTTGTTTACAGACACTTTACCGACATTGTGAAtcactttgtaactttgtgtttcatcctggtcattttaattcagtttatacGCTCTGTCGTGTTgttgtcatctgttgtgtttatttgtggtcattttgtttcgtattgcgtctgtacctggctgctttacacctggacGTCAGCGTTAACATTACCTgtgagcgttagcattagccttctctgtAAGTGATGCATTTGCGGCCTTTCCCTTTTtgtcgtcgtttttatttgcgtgggttaaagtgtgtttgtttctgtgactgtaGCGGTCCTGACATGAGTTGCTATGGtaactgtctgtttgtctgattgtcatgttgttgtgatcattttgtgtctgttgtgtctTTACTCGGTTGTTTTCCATCTGTTCCgctgcttctttgtctctttgtggtcgttgTTACTgcgtctctgtagttctgtctCCTGATCATTTGACATTTCTCTGAGGTTATTTTTGGTTTCATTGTGGCAGTTCAGTTTCTCGTTGTGATTGTTCTGagtctctgttttttgtctgttgtttttgtttgtagattTGTGGCGGTAATCTGTCTGTAGCTATCTGTTGACCCACAGTTGTGCATATTAGTGAGGAGGAATTAGTTTGTGGTGAGTTAATACTTGACTGAACTCAGTTATCTGTTAAAGTCAAGCTTGAAAATTAAACTTTAACTCTGagctcctccacaagtttgagtctcaaacattttagttcctttgttgttggttcttcaggacGTGAAGCTTTTTCTTGTCACGTGACAggaaacagctcattttctcaaacactcctctaatgtttggagaatgttctggttcagctgtaatgattAATATCTGTTGGGGGTGTGAAGATACACTCAGATCATGAGACGAGATTTGAATTCtgttttaaagaaaactttGTTGATGTAACTGGAAAGATTCTTTTATTCGACTGAAAGTCACCAAATGCAAAACAACGCAGGTGAATTTTGAA
The sequence above is a segment of the Lates calcarifer isolate ASB-BC8 unplaced genomic scaffold, TLL_Latcal_v3 _unitig_1877_quiver_2654, whole genome shotgun sequence genome. Coding sequences within it:
- the LOC108891089 gene encoding uncharacterized protein LOC108891089, translating into MASFTGGYTSFGQPSTSAESVTAQRSELDKVLQRVEPRKVQTDLRAAAETLLMYSHSDDKNIKEFYSVLTNLITGKTSRSVVKVCTVCLGEISGAAEALMEQVNTRQLQVKRTDWKEELDVYVVFCPVTPYVEITVGVAMEWVTGDNPVILVLMYHSWEVDLLPSGKNWSETFPHVVLDIHVLIETAQGFPMCPKNKGALRKIQEVLLQHSTPE